The following proteins come from a genomic window of Pseudochaenichthys georgianus chromosome 17, fPseGeo1.2, whole genome shotgun sequence:
- the armc6 gene encoding armadillo repeat-containing protein 6, translating into MEKMAKRMITQETFDAAVRENMEEFEMDPDEALKDAVEQFESQGVSLNCIIQAVPPVSSDGKQEPTHEVLKVLNSLCIVKDSASVQDVKADLKRFTELCSLELAQRYLAAQKDAYPVILSYCKKGVEEQEAVFTALSALAALTNGQPDLLNAEGQQFLLNILKKYKAESSVTRVALTTVRQCCLKHEQNRQDLVKAGILPLLTGAIKQHGESAQIVKEATAALKVMTFDDDIRVAFGQAHEHAKMIVLENSGLKVLIGAAKAHLDNTSVLSELCATLSHLAVRNEFCQDICDLGGLKLIMTLLAEGFEKAELIRQVFSAIRAIAGNDDVKDAVVNAGGVQLIVIAMNRHMNNSAVCEQGCACLSVLALRKPENCIVIMENGGAMAAVQAMRTHTNSINVQKQACMLMRNLVGRLSNLSQPILDLGAEDLINQYLKTHQDCGDLGKAALRDLGCHVELRELWTGKHGSLTQ; encoded by the exons ATGGAGAAAATGGCTAAGCGGATGATCACCCAGGAAACCTTCGATGCTGCTGTCAGGGAAAACATGGAGGAGTTTGAGATGGATCCTGATGAGGCTCTGAAGGATGCTGTGGAGCAGTTTGAGTCTCAAG GTGTGAGCCTCAATTGTATAATACAAGCTGTACCACCAGTATCATCTGATGGCAAACAAGAGCcaacacatgaagtcttaaaG GTTTTGAATTCCCTCTGCATTGTAAAAGATTCAGCCAGTGTGCAGGATGTGAAGGCAGATTTAAAACGCTTTACCGAGCTTTGTTCACTTGAACTTGCCCAGAGGTATCTGGCTGCTCAAAAAGACGCCTACCCCGTCATCCTCTCTTACTGCAAAAAGGGTGTGGAGGAGCAGGAAGCTGTGTTTACCGCTCTCTCCGCCCTGGCTGCACTGACAAATGGACAGCCAGACTTGTTGAATGCAGAGGGCCAGCAATTCCTTTTGAATATCCTCAAGAAGTACAAGGCAGAGTCCTCTGTGACACGTGTAGCCTTAACCACCGTCCGTCAATGCTGTTTGAAACATGAACAGAACAGGCAGGATTTGGTCAAAGCTGGCATCCTGCCTCTGCTGACCGGTGCCATCAAACAACACGGTGAAAGTGCTCAGATCGTCAAGGAGGCCACTGCAGCTCTCAAGGTCATGACCTTCGACGATGATATCCGAGTTGCCTTTGGGCAAGCTCATGAACACGCAAAGATGATTGTTCTTGAGAATAGTGGACTGAAGGTTTTAATTGGGGCTGCGAAAG CTCACCTTGATAATACTTCTGTTCTGAGTGAGCTGTGTGCAACGTTGTCCCATCTGGCTGTGAGGAATGAGTTCTGTCAGGACATCTGTGACCTGGGGGGATTGAAACTCATCATGACGCTGCTTGCGGAAGGCTTTGAGAAAGCG GAGTTGATTCGGCAGGTCTTTAGTGCGATACGGGCCatagcaggaaatgacgacgtGAAAGACGCAGTTGTTAATGCCGGTGGAGTCCAGCTCATTGTCATTGCCATGAACCGACACATGAACAATTCCGCT GTGTGTGAGCAAGGCTGTGCATGTCTCTCGGTGCTTGCTCTGCGTAAACCGGAAAACTGTATAGTCATCATGGAAAATGGAGGTGCCATGGCTGCTGTGCAGGCTATGAGGACACATACCAATTCGATCAATGTCCAG aaaCAGGCATGTATGCTGATGAGAAACTTGGTTGGCCGTTTGAGTAACCTAAGCCAACCAATCCTGGATCTGGGCGCAGAGGACCTGATAAACCAGTACCTCAAGACCCATCAAGACTGTGGAGATCTGGGTAAAGCAGCCCTCAGAGATCTTGGATGTCACGTGGAGCTCCGAGAGCTCTGGACCGGCAAACATGGCAGCCTCACCCAGTGA